The following coding sequences are from one Diospyros lotus cultivar Yz01 chromosome 7, ASM1463336v1, whole genome shotgun sequence window:
- the LOC127806334 gene encoding protein QUIRKY: MASSTRKLIVEVIDARELLPKDGHGTSSPYVIVDYYGQRKRTKTVARDLNPTWNELLDFNVGKPSDVFGDVLELDVYHDKSLGPTTRTNFLGRVRLSSGQFVTKGEEALIYYPLEKKHLFSWVQGKIGLKIYFVDEPVAPPPPPPPAAEDVKPPDEIPPTEPQPADQEAKTAETAADTNAGNSDPSAEAAPAPPAEKPSDGGDKPSEDQPQAPPSAPESAAAEKDNTAPGSDAPPPPEEGDGVPMEPPPPPPPILPEAKAFTATRSVSEINMTGLKGPRPISRAASVSSFTSDLSDTVPIERSAFDLVNKMHYLFVRVVKARSLPTKGNPIVKIAVSGCVVGSSPARKMQFFEWDQTFAFGRDSPDFSTILEVSVWDPPRSSAATPASDVAGHNFLGGICFDVSEIPLRDPPDSPLAPQWYRLEGGGAHSGDLMLATWVGTQADESFPDAWKTDTAGNPNSRSKVYQSPKLWYLRLTVLEAQDILPLIPSRQSSSLTLHFQIKAQLGFQMLKTRPAVNRNGSPSWNEDLVFVAAEPFADQQLIIFLESKQPKESVRFGIATIPLTSIERRVDDRQIAARWFSLDDPNAEKRIYKGRLQLRVCFDGGYHVMDEAAHVCSDYRPTARQLWKPSVGTVELGIVGCRNLLPMKTINGKGSTDAYAVAKYGNKWVRTRTISDSLDPKWNEQYTWRVYDPSTVLTVGVFDSWEAFDVDAAPKESVRADFRLGKVRIRVSTLQMGTVYKNTYPLMMLTPAGLKKMGEIELAVRFVRSTGTLDFLHVYSQPLLPVMHHIRPLGLAQLEMLRSAAVKIVAAHLTRSEPPLRREVVSYILDADSHGFSMRKVRANWIRIVRVVAGVDDVVKWVNDTRAWRKPSATVLVHALVVMLVWYPDLIIPALAFYLFVVGAWNYRFRGREPPAQFDPKLSMAEAIDRDELEEEFDGMPSGSGNEVVRARYDKLRNIGARLQTVLGDIATQGERMQALVTWRDPRATAIFVGLCLLVALLSYVVPSKMVAMAFGFYYLRHPIFRDGMPSPALNFFRRLPSLSDRIM; the protein is encoded by the coding sequence ATGGCGTCAAGTACCAGAAAGCTGATCGTGGAGGTCATCGACGCTCGCGAACTGCTTCCAAAAGACGGCCACGGGACGTCCAGTCCCTACGTGATTGTGGACTACTACGGGCAGAGGAAGCGGACCAAGACGGTAGCTCGCGACCTCAACCCCACTTGGAACGAGTTGCTCGACTTCAATGTCGGCAAGCCTTCCGATGTCTTCGGCGACGTGCTCGAGCTGGACGTGTACCACGACAAGAGCCTCGGCCCCACCACCCGCACCAATTTTCTGGGCCGAGTTAGGCTCAGTTCCGGTCAGTTCGTTACAAAAGGCGAGGAGGCCTTGATTTATTATCCCCTCGAGAAGAAGCACTTGTTCAGTTGGGTCCAGGGCAAGATTGGCCTCAAGATTTACTTTGTCGATGAGCCGGttgctcctcctcctcctccgccgccgGCTGCTGAGGACGTCAAGCCGCCGGATGAAATACCTCCCACTGAACCCCAGCCAGCTGATCAGGAAGCAAAGACTGCAGAAACCGCAGCTGATACTAATGCAGGAAACTCTGATCCATCAGCAGAAGCTGCTCCCGCTCCACCCGCGGAGAAGCCATCCGACGGCGGAGATAAACCCAGTGAAGATCAACCACAAGCTCCACCATCCGCGCCGGAAAGTGCTGCTGCTGAAAAAGATAACACAGCCCCGGGATCAGATGCACCACCACCACCTGAAGAAGGAGATGGTGTTCCTATGGAgccaccgccgccgccgcctccaaTTTTGCCTGAAGCAAAGGCGTTCACGGCCACGAGATCCGTTTCTGAAATCAACATGACCGGGTTGAAGGGTCCGAGGCCCATTTCTCGGGCTGCCTCAGTCAGCAGCTTCACGTCGGATCTATCCGACACAGTTCCGATCGAGCGATCGGCGTTTGACCTAGTCAACAAGATGCACTACCTGTTCGTCCGAGTCGTGAAAGCCCGATCGCTCCCCACAAAAGGAAACCCCATAGTGAAGATTGCAGTGTCGGGGTGTGTAGTCGGATCCTCTCCGGCCCGCAAAATGCAGTTCTTCGAGTGGGACCAGACATTCGCTTTCGGCCGAGATTCCCCTGATTTTTCCACCATCTTAGAGGTCTCCGTGTGGGACCCACCAAGGTCCAGCGCGGCAACCCCTGCATCCGACGTGGCCGGACACAACTTCCTGGGTGGCATATGCTTTGATGTGTCAGAGATCCCACTGCGAGACCCACCGGACAGCCCTTTGGCCCCACAGTGGTACAGATTGGAAGGAGGCGGGGCCCATTCTGGCGATCTGATGCTCGCCACCTGGGTGGGCACCCAAGCGGACGAATCATTTCCCGACGCGTGGAAGACAGACACAGCTGGCAACCCCAATTCCCGGTCTAAAGTCTATCAGTCCCCTAAACTCTGGTACTTGAGACTGACGGTGCTCGAAGCCCAAGACATCCTGCCGTTAATTCCCTCCAGACAATCCTCCTCCCTCACCCTCCACTTCCAAATCAAAGCCCAGCTCGGCTTTCAAATGCTGAAAACCCGACCCGCCGTTAACCGTAACGGATCTCCGTCCTGGAACGAGGACCTGGTCTTCGTGGCCGCCGAGCCATTCGCCGACCAGCAGCTAATAATCTTCCTAGAAAGCAAGCAACCCAAAGAATCCGTTCGGTTTGGGATTGCCACCATACCGCTCACATCCATAGAGCGCCGTGTTGATGATCGACAGATTGCTGCTAGATGGTTCAGTTTGGACGACCCGAACGCGGAGAAGAGGATCTACAAGGGCAGGCTCCAACTACGCGTATGTTTCGACGGCGGATATCACGTGATGGACGAGGCAGCCCACGTGTGCAGCGACTACCGCCCGACGGCAAGACAGCTTTGGAAGCCCTCCGTCGGGACAGTAGAGCTTGGGATCGTCGGTTGCCGGAACTTACTCCCTATGAAGACAATCAACGGGAAAGGGTCCACCGACGCCTATGCTGTGGCCAAGTACGGTAACAAATGGGTCCGCACCCGAACCATCTCGGATAGCTTGGACCCGAAGTGGAACGAGCAGTACACGTGGCGGGTATACGATCCATCAACCGTGTTGACTGTCGGCGTCTTCGACAGCTGGGAGGCATTCGACGTGGACGCTGCGCCGAAAGAGTCCGTTCGTGCAGATTTTAGGCTCGGGAAGGTACGGATACGGGTGTCTACGCTGCAGATGGGTACGGTGTATAAAAATACGTATCCACTGATGATGCTCACACCCGCCGGGCtgaagaaaatgggagagatAGAGTTGGCAGTACGCTTCGTTCGATCGACCGGGACGCTTGATTTCCTCCACGTGTACTCGCAGCCGCTGCTGCCCGTGATGCACCATATCCGCCCACTCGGCCTGGCTCAACTGGAGATGCTGAGGAGTGCCGCCGTGAAGATTGTGGCTGCTCATTTGACCCGGTCCGAGCCGCCGCTTCGTCGGGAGGTGGTGAGCTACATCCTGGACGCGGACTCGCATGGGTTCAGCATGCGGAAGGTGCGGGCCAACTGGATACGGATCGTCAGAGTAGTGGCCGGGGTAGATGACGTGGTGAAATGGGTGAACGACACGCGTGCTTGGAGGAAACCCAGCGCCACGGTGCTGGTGCACGCCTTGGTGGTGATGCTGGTGTGGTACCCGGACCTGATCATCCCTGCCCTGGCATTCTACCTGTTCGTGGTGGGAGCATGGAATTATCGGTTTCGGGGGAGAGAGCCGCCGGCCCAGTTCGATCCGAAATTGTCGATGGCGGAGGCCATTGATAGGGACGAGCTGGAGGAGGAGTTCGACGGGATGCCAAGCGGGAGCGGGAACGAAGTTGTGAGGGCGAGGTACGACAAGCTGAGGAACATCGGGGCGCGCCTGCAGACGGTGCTGGGGGACATTGCGACGCAGGGGGAGAGGATGCAGGCGCTGGTGACCTGGAGGGACCCGAGGGCAACCGCCATATTTGTGGGTCTGTGCTTGCTGGTGGCGCTGCTATCGTATGTGGTGCCGTCGAAGATGGTGGCCATGGCGTTTGGGTTTTACTATCTGCGCCATCCCATCTTTAGAGACGGAATGCCGTCGCCGGCCTTGAACTTCTTCCGGCGGCTTCCTTCTCTGTCCGATCGAATTATGTAG
- the LOC127806701 gene encoding uncharacterized protein LOC127806701 isoform X1, protein MYLAVFNCTIICFVNAVLSKMARISVSLLGILVICFWAAVAEAEYLKYKDPKQPINVRIKDLLSRMTLEEKIGQMSQIERKVASAEAMKKYFIGSVLSGGGSVPAEKASAQTWIKMANDIQKGALSTRLGIPMIYGIDAVHGHNNVYKATIFPHNVGLGATRDPQLVKKIGAATALEVRATGLQYAFAPCIAVCRDPRWGRCYESYSEDHRIVQAMTEIIPGLQGDIPANSPKGVPYVSGKTKVAACAKHYVGDGGTTKGINENNTLINRHGLLSIHMPGYYNAIIKGVSTVMVSYSSWNGIKMHANKELVTDFLKNKLRFRGFVISDWQGIDRITSPPHANYTYSILAGVSAGIDMIMIPEVYTEFIDDLTSLVKNNFIPMSRIDDAVKRILRVKFTMGLFENPYADDSLVDQLGSQEHRELAREAVRKSLVLLKNGESADEPVLPLPKKASKILVAGSHADNLGYQCGGWTITWQGLGGNDLTTGTTILTAIKNTVDPSTDVVYKENPDTEFVKSGEFSYAIVVVGEPPYAETFGDSMNLTILEPGPSTITSVCVAVKCVVVLVTGRPVVIQPHVSSLDALVAAWLPGSEGQGVADVLFGNFGFTGKLARTWFKTVDQLPMNVGDPHYDPLFPFGFGLTTEPSKAA, encoded by the exons ATGTATCTCGCTGTATTTAACTGCACGATAATATGCTTCGTCAATGCCGTTCTTTCGA AAATGGCGAGAATCTCCGTTTCTCTTTTGGGGATTCTGGTCATATGTTTCTGGGCAGCCGTTGCAGAAGCAGAATACTTGAAGTATAAAGATCCGAAGCAGCCAATCAATGTTCGGATTAAGGACCTGTTAAGTCGTATGACTCTAGAGGAGAAGATTGGCCAAATGTCTCAGATTGAGAGGAAGGTTGCTTCAGCTGAAGCGATGAAGAAGTACTTTATCG GGAGTGTTTTGAGTGGTGGAGGGAGTGTTCCGGCAGAAAAGGCATCTGCGCAGACCTGGATTAAGATGGCAAATGATATCCAAAAAGGTGCACTATCAACCCGTCTTGGGATCCCAATGATTTATGGAATTGATGCTGTCCATGGTCACAATAATGTCTACAAAGCAACAATTTTTCCACACAATGTTGGTCTTGGAGCTACAAG GGATCCTCAATTAGTCAAGAAAATTGGAGCTGCCACAGCTCTTGAAGTCCGGGCTACCGGCCTCCAGTATGCTTTTGCGCCATGTATCGCG GTTTGTAGAGATCCAAGATGGGGTAGATGCTATGAAAGCTACAGCGAAGATCACAGGATTGTTCAAGCAATGACTGAGATCATACCTGGATTACAAGGAGATATCCCTGCTAATTCTCCAAAGGGTGTTCCCTATGTGTCTGGCAA AACAAAGGTTGCAGCTTGTGCTAAGCACTATGTGGGTGATGGTGGAACAACCAAAGGCATCAATGAGAATAACACCCTCATAAACAGGCATGGATTGCTAAGCATCCATATGCCTGGATACTACAATGCAATTATCAAGGGCGTATCAACCGTGATGGTCTCCTACTCGAGCTGGAATGGGATAAAAATGCATGCCAACAAAGAGCTTGTCACTGATTTCCTTAAGAACAAATTGCGATTTAGG GGTTTTGTCATATCAGATTGGCAGGGTATTGATCGGATCACTAGTCCACCTCATGCTAACTATACATATTCCATTCTCGCAGGAGTCAGCGCTGGCATTGACATG ATCATGATTCCTGAGGTCTATACTGAATTCATTGATGATCTGACATCCTTGGTAAAGAATAATTTCATTCCCATGAGCCGAATTGATGATGCAGTGAAGCGGATCTTGCGTGTGAAGTTTACAATGGGTCTATTTGAAAACCCATATGCTGATGATAGCCTTGTAGACCAGCTAGGAAGCCAG GAGCACAGAGAATTGGCAAGGGAAGCTGTGAGAAAAAGTCTTGTACTGCTGAAGAATGGTGAATCAGCGGACGAGCCAGTGCTACCTCTTCCTAAGAAGGCATCAAAAATACTTGTTGCAGGAAGCCATGCAGACAATCTTGGTTATCAGTGTGGTGGGTGGACAATTACATGGCAGGGACTTGGTGGAAATGATCTCACAACTG GCACCACAATCCTCACTGCCATAAAAAATACGGTTGATCCCTCAACTGATGTGGTGTACAAAGAGAACCCTGATACTGAATTCGTGAAGTCAGGTGAATTCTCCTATGCCATTGTTGTAGTAGGAGAACCACCGTACGCAGAGACATTTGGGGACAGCATGAATTTGACAATACTTGAACCTGGCCCCAGCACCATCACAAGCGTATGCGTGGCTGTGAAATGCGTCGTTGTCCTCGTAACCGGCCGACCTGTTGTAATTCAACCCCATGTTTCGTCGTTGGACGCACTTGTTGCTGCTTGGCTTCCGGGAAGTGAAGGCCAAGGCGTGGCCGATGTTCTCTTCGGTAATTTTGGTTTCACTGGCAAGCTTGCTCGGACTTGGTTCAAAACTGTGGATCAGCTCCCCATGAATGTTGGAGATCCGCACTATGACCCTCTCTTCCCATTTGGATTTGGACTCACCACGGAACCTAGCAAGGCCGCATAG
- the LOC127806701 gene encoding uncharacterized protein LOC127806701 isoform X2, with protein sequence MARISVSLLGILVICFWAAVAEAEYLKYKDPKQPINVRIKDLLSRMTLEEKIGQMSQIERKVASAEAMKKYFIGSVLSGGGSVPAEKASAQTWIKMANDIQKGALSTRLGIPMIYGIDAVHGHNNVYKATIFPHNVGLGATRDPQLVKKIGAATALEVRATGLQYAFAPCIAVCRDPRWGRCYESYSEDHRIVQAMTEIIPGLQGDIPANSPKGVPYVSGKTKVAACAKHYVGDGGTTKGINENNTLINRHGLLSIHMPGYYNAIIKGVSTVMVSYSSWNGIKMHANKELVTDFLKNKLRFRGFVISDWQGIDRITSPPHANYTYSILAGVSAGIDMIMIPEVYTEFIDDLTSLVKNNFIPMSRIDDAVKRILRVKFTMGLFENPYADDSLVDQLGSQEHRELAREAVRKSLVLLKNGESADEPVLPLPKKASKILVAGSHADNLGYQCGGWTITWQGLGGNDLTTGTTILTAIKNTVDPSTDVVYKENPDTEFVKSGEFSYAIVVVGEPPYAETFGDSMNLTILEPGPSTITSVCVAVKCVVVLVTGRPVVIQPHVSSLDALVAAWLPGSEGQGVADVLFGNFGFTGKLARTWFKTVDQLPMNVGDPHYDPLFPFGFGLTTEPSKAA encoded by the exons ATGGCGAGAATCTCCGTTTCTCTTTTGGGGATTCTGGTCATATGTTTCTGGGCAGCCGTTGCAGAAGCAGAATACTTGAAGTATAAAGATCCGAAGCAGCCAATCAATGTTCGGATTAAGGACCTGTTAAGTCGTATGACTCTAGAGGAGAAGATTGGCCAAATGTCTCAGATTGAGAGGAAGGTTGCTTCAGCTGAAGCGATGAAGAAGTACTTTATCG GGAGTGTTTTGAGTGGTGGAGGGAGTGTTCCGGCAGAAAAGGCATCTGCGCAGACCTGGATTAAGATGGCAAATGATATCCAAAAAGGTGCACTATCAACCCGTCTTGGGATCCCAATGATTTATGGAATTGATGCTGTCCATGGTCACAATAATGTCTACAAAGCAACAATTTTTCCACACAATGTTGGTCTTGGAGCTACAAG GGATCCTCAATTAGTCAAGAAAATTGGAGCTGCCACAGCTCTTGAAGTCCGGGCTACCGGCCTCCAGTATGCTTTTGCGCCATGTATCGCG GTTTGTAGAGATCCAAGATGGGGTAGATGCTATGAAAGCTACAGCGAAGATCACAGGATTGTTCAAGCAATGACTGAGATCATACCTGGATTACAAGGAGATATCCCTGCTAATTCTCCAAAGGGTGTTCCCTATGTGTCTGGCAA AACAAAGGTTGCAGCTTGTGCTAAGCACTATGTGGGTGATGGTGGAACAACCAAAGGCATCAATGAGAATAACACCCTCATAAACAGGCATGGATTGCTAAGCATCCATATGCCTGGATACTACAATGCAATTATCAAGGGCGTATCAACCGTGATGGTCTCCTACTCGAGCTGGAATGGGATAAAAATGCATGCCAACAAAGAGCTTGTCACTGATTTCCTTAAGAACAAATTGCGATTTAGG GGTTTTGTCATATCAGATTGGCAGGGTATTGATCGGATCACTAGTCCACCTCATGCTAACTATACATATTCCATTCTCGCAGGAGTCAGCGCTGGCATTGACATG ATCATGATTCCTGAGGTCTATACTGAATTCATTGATGATCTGACATCCTTGGTAAAGAATAATTTCATTCCCATGAGCCGAATTGATGATGCAGTGAAGCGGATCTTGCGTGTGAAGTTTACAATGGGTCTATTTGAAAACCCATATGCTGATGATAGCCTTGTAGACCAGCTAGGAAGCCAG GAGCACAGAGAATTGGCAAGGGAAGCTGTGAGAAAAAGTCTTGTACTGCTGAAGAATGGTGAATCAGCGGACGAGCCAGTGCTACCTCTTCCTAAGAAGGCATCAAAAATACTTGTTGCAGGAAGCCATGCAGACAATCTTGGTTATCAGTGTGGTGGGTGGACAATTACATGGCAGGGACTTGGTGGAAATGATCTCACAACTG GCACCACAATCCTCACTGCCATAAAAAATACGGTTGATCCCTCAACTGATGTGGTGTACAAAGAGAACCCTGATACTGAATTCGTGAAGTCAGGTGAATTCTCCTATGCCATTGTTGTAGTAGGAGAACCACCGTACGCAGAGACATTTGGGGACAGCATGAATTTGACAATACTTGAACCTGGCCCCAGCACCATCACAAGCGTATGCGTGGCTGTGAAATGCGTCGTTGTCCTCGTAACCGGCCGACCTGTTGTAATTCAACCCCATGTTTCGTCGTTGGACGCACTTGTTGCTGCTTGGCTTCCGGGAAGTGAAGGCCAAGGCGTGGCCGATGTTCTCTTCGGTAATTTTGGTTTCACTGGCAAGCTTGCTCGGACTTGGTTCAAAACTGTGGATCAGCTCCCCATGAATGTTGGAGATCCGCACTATGACCCTCTCTTCCCATTTGGATTTGGACTCACCACGGAACCTAGCAAGGCCGCATAG
- the LOC127806702 gene encoding uncharacterized protein LOC127806702 isoform X1 encodes MCMPTSVALMWILALLWCSGLGARGEYMMKYKDPKQPLNARIKDLMNRMTLKEKIGQMVQIERSVASAKLMKHHFIGSVLSGGGSGPAKRASPKKWIKMVNEFQKGSLSTRLGIPMIYGIDAIHGHNNVYKSTIFPHNIGLGATRDPELVKRIGAATALEVRATGINYVFAPCIAVCRDPRWGRCYESYSEDHKIVQAMTEIIAGLQGDIPPNSRKGVPFVAGKTKVAACAKHYVGDGGTRKGINADDTKLSWHGLLSTHMPPYYNSIIKGVATIMVSYSSFNGRKMHANPLLITSFLKHTLHFRGFVISDMEGIDWITSPPHANYSYSIQAGILSGIDMVMVPFNYTEFIDDLTRMVRKRIIPISRINDAVRRILRVKFVMGLFENPFADHNLVHQLGSQEHRNLAREAVRKSLVLLKNGNSADKPLLPLHKKVPKILVAGSHADNLGYQCGGWTIEWQGLSGNNLTAGTTILSAIKGTVDPTTKVFYKKNPSSHFVNSAKLSYAVVVVGEHPYAETYGDSRNLTIPHPGPSTIRNVCGSVKCVVIIVSGRPVVIQPYLAEIDALIAAWLPGSEGQGVADVLFGDHGFTGRLPISWFKTVDQLPMNVGDIDYDPLFPLGFGLTTEPTKAH; translated from the exons ATGTGTATGCCTACTTCCGTGGCTTTGATGTGGATTCTGGCACTCTTGTGGTGCTCGGGATTGGGGGCACGGGGAGAATACATGATGAAATACAAAGACCCTAAACAGCCCCTGAATGCGCGAATCAAGGACCTCATGAACCGAATGACTTTGAAGGAGAAGATTGGCCAAATGGTGCAGATTGAGCGCAGTGTTGCATCTGCCAAGCTCATGAAGCACCACTTCATTG GGAGTGTGTTGAGTGGCGGTGGGAGTGGACCGGCCAAAAGGGCTTCCCCCAAGAAGTGGATCAAAATGGTGAATGAATTCCAGAAGGGTTCGCTATCAACCCGTCTCGGCATCCCGATGATTTATGGGATTGATGCCATTCACGGCCACAATAATGTTTACAAGTCCACAATTTTCCCTCACAACATTGGGCTTGGAGCAACAAG GGACCCGGAACTAGTGAAGCGAATTGGAGCTGCAACTGCTCTGGAAGTTAGAGCTACAGGAATCAATTATGTCTTTGCGCCCTGTATTGCG GTTTGTAGAGATCCAAGATGGGGACGGTGCTATGAGAGCTATAGTGAAGATCACAAGATTGTTCAAGCAATGACCGAGATTATAGCAGGATTACAAGGGGATATTCCTCCCAATTCTAGGAAAGGGGTCCCCTTCGTCGCTGGCAA AACAAAGGTTGCAGCATGTGCCAAACACTACGTGGGGGACGGGGGCACGAGGAAGGGCATCAATGCAGATGACACCAAATTAAGCTGGCATGGTTTGCTGAGCACCCACATGCCACCATACTACAACTCTATTATCAAGGGCGTGGCCACCATCATGGTGTCCTACTCCAGCTTCAATGGCCGCAAGATGCATGCCAACCCACTTCTCATCACTAGCTTCCTCAAGCACACCCTCCATTTCAGA GGTTTTGTCATCTCAGATATGGAGGGTATTGATTGGATCACGTCTCCTCCTCATGCTAATTATTCATATTCAATCCAAGCTGGAATTCTATCTGGGATTGACATG GTCATGGTTCCTTTCAACTATACTGAATTTATTGATGATCTAACCCGCATGGTAAGGAAGAGGATCATTCCCATTAGCCGAATCAACGACGCAGTGAGAAGGATTCTGAGGGTGAAGTTTGTGATGGGTCTTTTTGAGAACCCTTTTGCTGATCACAATCTTGTACATCAGCTAGGAAGTCAG GAGCACAGAAACTTAGCCAGAGAAGCAGTGAGAAAATCTCTTGTGCTGTTAAAAAATGGTAATTCAGCGGACAAGCCACTGCTACCCCTTCACAAGAAGGTGCCAAAAATACTTGTTGCTGGAAGCCATGCAGACAATCTAGGTTACCAATGCGGGGGTTGGACAATCGAGTGGCAAGGACTTAGTGGCAATAACCTCACAGCAG GCACAACAATCCTCTCTGCCATAAAGGGTACGGTTGACCCAACAACTAAAGTCTTCTACAAGAAGAACCCGAGTTCTCACTTTGTCAACTCTGCTAAATTATCGTATGCCGTTGTTGTGGTAGGAGAACATCCTTATGCAGAGACATATGGTGACAGCCGAAATTTGACAATCCCTCACCCCGGTCCAAGCACAATTAGAAATGTTTGTGGATCTGTGAAATGTGTTGTCATCATTGTTTCAGGCCGCCCAGTTGTTATTCAACCGTATCTTGCCGAAATAGATGCACTCATTGCTGCTTGGCTTCCAG